The Cylindrospermopsis curvispora GIHE-G1 genome contains a region encoding:
- a CDS encoding P-loop NTPase family protein: protein MNKWFNTAGPCKSDIHYMLPPTERLPKVRTLIDRQNYFVIHAPRQVGKTTAMLALAQELTESGKYTAVMLSAEVGAAFPHDPVAAQGAILTEWQQSICFRLPSELQPTQWPAVDNSSQLSIFLSNWAVTSPRPLVFFLDEIDALSDETLISILRQLRSGYPNRPQGFPHSLGLIGMRDVRDYKVKSGGGDRLNTASPFNIKVESLTMGNFTFTDVKTLYQQHTKATGQVFTPEALEYSFYLTDGQPWLVNALARQATEDVVKDTNQPITVEVIEEAKEILIQRQDTHLDSLAERLREPRVRTIIEPILAGEELPDVPSDDIRYVLDLGLCQDKNGQGLEIANPIYREVIPRVLTYTTRSSIGVIEPSWISDQGELLPDKLLQVFLEFWRQHGEPLLKSTPYPEIAPHLVLMAFLHRVVNGGGRLEREYAIGSGRMDICLRYGKVVMGMELKVWHPKRKDPLSQGLKQLDKYLAGLNLETGWLVIFDRRPNLPPIGDRTTTQEVISPAGRCITVIRG, encoded by the coding sequence ATGAATAAATGGTTCAACACAGCAGGTCCATGTAAATCAGATATTCACTACATGTTACCTCCCACGGAACGCCTTCCTAAAGTGCGTACTCTAATTGATAGACAAAATTACTTTGTTATTCATGCTCCTCGTCAGGTGGGTAAAACTACTGCTATGTTGGCCTTAGCCCAAGAGTTAACCGAAAGTGGAAAATATACTGCTGTTATGCTTTCTGCTGAAGTAGGTGCTGCTTTCCCCCATGATCCTGTAGCAGCACAGGGAGCCATTTTAACCGAATGGCAACAATCTATTTGCTTTCGTTTACCATCAGAATTACAACCCACCCAATGGCCTGCTGTTGATAACAGCTCACAATTAAGCATATTCTTAAGTAATTGGGCAGTAACCTCTCCTCGTCCCTTAGTGTTCTTTTTAGATGAAATCGATGCACTAAGCGATGAAACCTTAATTTCCATCCTCCGTCAATTGCGCTCAGGTTATCCTAACCGTCCCCAGGGATTTCCCCATTCTTTGGGTTTAATTGGTATGCGAGATGTACGGGACTATAAGGTTAAGTCCGGTGGGGGCGATCGCCTGAATACAGCAAGTCCTTTTAATATTAAGGTGGAGTCTTTAACTATGGGTAACTTCACTTTTACAGATGTAAAGACTCTTTATCAACAACATACAAAAGCTACAGGACAGGTTTTCACACCAGAAGCTCTGGAATATTCCTTTTATTTAACCGATGGACAACCATGGTTGGTTAATGCTTTAGCTCGTCAAGCTACGGAAGATGTGGTGAAGGACACTAACCAACCCATTACCGTTGAAGTTATAGAAGAAGCCAAGGAAATTCTGATTCAGCGACAAGACACCCATTTGGATAGTCTTGCGGAAAGACTGCGGGAACCCAGAGTCAGAACCATTATAGAGCCAATTTTAGCTGGGGAGGAATTACCAGATGTTCCATCAGATGATATTCGCTACGTCCTGGATTTAGGACTTTGCCAGGATAAAAATGGTCAGGGGTTAGAAATTGCCAATCCCATCTATCGGGAAGTCATTCCCAGAGTGCTAACATATACTACTCGTTCTTCCATAGGGGTGATAGAACCCAGCTGGATTAGCGATCAAGGAGAATTATTGCCTGATAAATTATTACAAGTATTTCTGGAATTTTGGCGACAACACGGAGAACCATTACTGAAAAGCACCCCCTATCCAGAAATTGCTCCCCATTTAGTGCTAATGGCTTTTTTACACCGGGTGGTTAATGGTGGTGGTAGGTTAGAACGGGAATATGCTATTGGTTCGGGAAGAATGGATATTTGTTTACGTTATGGCAAAGTGGTAATGGGGATGGAACTGAAAGTTTGGCATCCAAAACGAAAAGACCCTCTCAGTCAAGGACTGAAACAATTGGATAAGTACCTTGCTGGACTAAACCTGGAAACTGGATGGCTAGTCATTTTCGATCGCCGTCCTAATTTACCTCCTATAGGCGATCGCACAACTACTCAAGAAGTAATTAGTCCTGCTGGGAGGTGTATTACTGTCATTCGTGGTTAA
- a CDS encoding DUF6881 domain-containing protein translates to MSTLQKSRKYYKWSWDVSLGGDYDSWGSSTYFMEIDSDLYAIRQVEVYENGNVLFYDKNHISDDYGMLCDKRLDDNNIEEFEISKAEFEEIWQTKKPINQ, encoded by the coding sequence ATGTCCACATTGCAAAAATCAAGAAAGTATTATAAGTGGTCATGGGATGTGTCCCTTGGAGGCGATTATGACTCCTGGGGGTCTAGTACATATTTTATGGAAATTGATAGTGATCTATATGCTATAAGACAAGTAGAGGTATATGAGAATGGGAATGTTTTGTTTTATGACAAAAACCATATTTCTGATGATTATGGAATGCTTTGTGACAAGAGACTAGACGACAACAATATAGAAGAATTTGAAATTTCCAAAGCGGAATTTGAGGAAATTTGGCAAACTAAAAAGCCCATTAATCAATAG
- a CDS encoding DevA family ABC transporter ATP-binding protein, whose protein sequence is MKNSNPIIEIKGLNQYFGKPKLKNQILFDINLRINAGEIVIMTGPSGSGKTTLLTLIGGLRSVQEGSLKFLGEELCGVRNGNLVQVRRQIGYIFQGHNLLDFLTARENVQMSLELQTHIPKGQARIQSQSILESVKLGNRINYYPEDLSGGQKQRVAIARALVSHPKLVLADEPTAALDSKSGRDVVNIMQELAREQNCAILIVTHDNRILDIADRIIQMEDGKLTQLDN, encoded by the coding sequence ATGAAAAATTCCAACCCCATTATAGAAATTAAGGGCTTAAATCAGTATTTTGGTAAACCCAAATTAAAGAACCAGATATTATTTGACATTAATTTAAGAATTAATGCTGGTGAAATTGTGATCATGACAGGTCCTTCCGGATCGGGAAAAACCACTCTACTAACCTTGATTGGTGGTTTACGTTCTGTTCAAGAAGGAAGTTTAAAATTTCTGGGAGAGGAATTATGTGGAGTTAGAAACGGGAACTTAGTCCAAGTACGTCGTCAAATAGGTTATATTTTTCAAGGACATAATTTGTTAGACTTTTTAACAGCTAGAGAAAATGTACAAATGTCTTTAGAATTACAAACCCATATTCCTAAAGGTCAAGCTAGAATACAATCCCAATCTATCCTTGAGTCTGTAAAATTAGGTAATAGGATTAATTATTATCCTGAGGATCTGTCGGGAGGACAAAAACAAAGGGTTGCTATTGCACGTGCTTTAGTTAGTCACCCTAAATTAGTTTTAGCAGACGAACCTACAGCAGCTTTAGATAGTAAATCCGGTCGAGATGTGGTCAATATCATGCAGGAATTAGCCAGAGAACAAAACTGTGCCATTTTAATTGTCACCCATGATAATCGTATTTTGGATATTGCCGATCGCATTATTCAAATGGAAGATGGTAAACTTACTCAGCTTGATAATTAG
- the devC gene encoding ABC transporter permease DevC, translating into MILNIPLAWLQLAKQKVRFLVALAGISFVAVLMFMQIGFQDALYASATQLHKNIEGDLFLISAQYKSLTSNQSFPRSRLYQTLGFKDVESVDPLYVQFAKLKNPVTGRKYPIYVLGFDPVKSIFKLPEIQQDFKLLQIPDQVFFDRAARPEFGPIAQHYSQNKPVSMEIFSYLGLIGYKVRVSGLFSLGPSFGVDGNLIVSDSTFMRVFRERNANQIDIGLIHLRPGANSQRVLGELSANLPEDVMVMNRKDFIEFEKNYWTLRTPIGFVFNLMVIMGFVVGVIVVYQILYSNISSHLIEFATLKAMGFKNKYLLRVVFQQALILAGLGYIPGFAISLGLYDIAKNATQLPIVMDGDKAFIVFISAVVMCLTSGFFSTNKLRNLDPADIF; encoded by the coding sequence ATGATCCTAAATATTCCTCTGGCTTGGCTACAACTGGCTAAACAAAAAGTTCGTTTCCTTGTAGCTCTAGCAGGAATTTCCTTTGTTGCTGTTTTAATGTTTATGCAAATTGGGTTTCAAGATGCACTGTATGCTAGTGCCACACAATTGCATAAGAATATCGAAGGAGATTTATTTTTGATTAGTGCTCAATATAAATCCTTAACTTCTAACCAAAGTTTTCCTCGTAGTCGTTTATATCAAACCCTGGGTTTTAAGGATGTAGAGTCAGTTGATCCTCTATATGTACAGTTTGCTAAGTTAAAAAATCCGGTAACTGGGCGGAAATATCCCATTTATGTACTGGGATTTGATCCGGTTAAATCAATATTTAAGTTGCCAGAAATACAACAAGATTTTAAATTACTCCAAATACCAGATCAGGTATTTTTTGACCGTGCTGCTCGTCCAGAGTTTGGTCCAATTGCCCAACACTATAGCCAAAATAAACCTGTCAGCATGGAGATATTCAGTTATCTGGGCTTAATAGGTTACAAAGTTAGGGTAAGTGGTTTATTTAGTCTTGGTCCATCTTTTGGGGTTGATGGGAATTTAATTGTCAGCGATTCTACTTTCATGCGAGTTTTTCGAGAGCGCAATGCCAATCAAATAGATATAGGGTTAATTCACCTAAGACCTGGTGCTAATTCCCAAAGGGTATTAGGTGAACTATCAGCTAACTTACCCGAAGATGTGATGGTCATGAATCGTAAGGACTTTATCGAATTTGAAAAAAATTATTGGACTTTAAGAACACCTATCGGTTTTGTATTTAACTTGATGGTAATTATGGGTTTTGTGGTTGGTGTCATAGTTGTTTACCAAATTCTTTATAGTAATATATCCAGCCATTTGATTGAATTTGCCACCCTCAAAGCCATGGGATTTAAAAACAAATATCTCCTCAGAGTTGTTTTTCAACAGGCTCTAATTTTAGCTGGTTTGGGATATATTCCTGGATTTGCTATCTCTTTGGGACTTTACGACATAGCCAAAAATGCTACTCAATTACCCATTGTCATGGATGGTGACAAAGCATTTATTGTATTTATCTCTGCTGTGGTTATGTGTTTAACTTCAGGTTTTTTCTCCACTAACAAACTACGAAACTTAGATCCGGCTGATATTTTTTAA
- a CDS encoding ABC exporter membrane fusion protein: MVDKEKHLFVNSKSWLLISLATTTFISTLLISFQSISNFQTKSQSKVAIPINSPSPIITGVAALGRLEPQGEIIRLSAPNSLGGGIRIAKLLVKKGDKIRQGQLIAFLDSYSPNLAALEKANRQVEVAKANLEKVEAGAKQGDIYAQKATIGRLEAELRGETSAQKSIIARLQAELNNAQRENQRYEDLYENGAISASNAESKRLRRDTLQQQINEAKAALNRTQETLQKQINEAQARLNSIVEIRPTDIQLAKADLASAKASVTQAQAELDLSIIRSPIDGQVLKINAWPGEIISSQGIAELGRTQQMYVVAEVYETDVKKVKLGQSVDITADAFPGKIQGTVTDIGLQVNQQNIFNNSPGADTDNKIVDVKIRINNPKDNQRVADLTNLQVQVWINM; this comes from the coding sequence ATGGTAGACAAAGAAAAGCATTTATTTGTGAATTCTAAAAGTTGGTTGTTAATCAGTTTAGCGACTACCACATTTATATCTACCCTACTCATATCTTTTCAAAGTATTTCAAATTTCCAGACTAAATCCCAATCCAAGGTGGCAATTCCTATTAATAGTCCCAGTCCAATAATTACTGGTGTTGCTGCTTTAGGAAGACTAGAACCCCAAGGGGAAATAATTCGGTTATCTGCTCCTAATTCCTTGGGAGGAGGTATAAGAATAGCAAAACTTCTAGTCAAAAAAGGCGATAAAATTCGCCAAGGTCAATTAATTGCCTTTTTAGACAGTTACAGTCCTAATCTTGCAGCTTTAGAAAAGGCTAACAGACAAGTAGAAGTAGCAAAAGCAAATCTAGAAAAAGTAGAAGCTGGAGCAAAACAGGGAGATATTTATGCCCAAAAAGCCACCATTGGGCGATTGGAAGCAGAATTGCGTGGTGAAACATCAGCACAAAAATCCATAATTGCTAGATTGCAAGCTGAATTAAATAATGCACAAAGAGAAAATCAGAGATATGAAGATTTATATGAAAATGGAGCAATTTCTGCTTCAAATGCAGAGAGTAAACGTCTAAGAAGAGACACTCTACAGCAACAAATAAATGAAGCAAAAGCAGCACTAAATAGAACTCAAGAAACTTTGCAAAAACAAATAAATGAAGCTCAAGCAAGACTCAACAGTATTGTAGAAATTCGTCCCACCGATATACAACTAGCAAAAGCAGATCTGGCGAGCGCAAAAGCTTCAGTTACCCAAGCTCAAGCAGAATTAGATTTAAGTATAATTCGTTCACCGATTGATGGACAAGTTTTAAAAATTAATGCTTGGCCAGGAGAAATAATTAGTAGTCAAGGTATTGCTGAATTAGGGAGAACCCAGCAAATGTATGTGGTAGCAGAAGTTTATGAAACTGATGTTAAAAAAGTAAAATTAGGACAATCTGTAGACATTACTGCTGATGCTTTTCCAGGGAAAATTCAAGGAACAGTTACAGATATTGGATTGCAAGTTAATCAGCAAAATATTTTTAATAATAGTCCTGGTGCTGATACAGACAACAAAATAGTTGATGTCAAAATTCGGATCAACAATCCTAAAGACAACCAAAGGGTTGCAGATTTAACTAACCTACAGGTTCAGGTATGGATCAACATGTAA